Proteins from one Chitinophaga oryzae genomic window:
- the guaB gene encoding IMP dehydrogenase yields the protein MPAGKSKPKFVADGLTFDDVLLVPAYSEVLPKEVNISTQLTKNLRLNIPMVSAAMDTVTEANLAIALAREGGIGILHKNMSIERQAEMVRRVKRSESGLIMDPVTLKADATIGQALKLMKENGIGGIPIIDDNNKLVGILTNRDLRFERNKKRLVSEVMTSEKLITAPEGTDLKKAEKILQQYKIEKLPVVNKQGKLVGLITYRDILQLTSYPNAVKDEFGRLLVGAALGITPDVLDRAQALINVGVDVVCLDSSHGHSIAVINTLKKLKKAFPKLQVIAGNVATAEGALALAQAGADAVKVGVGPGSICTTRIVTGAGFPQLSAILEASEALKKMGIPVIADGGIRYTGDMVKAIAAGASCIMAGSIFAGVEESPGETIIYEGRKFKSYRGMGSIEAMQEGSKDRYFQDEDDIKKLVPEGIVGRVPYKGYLSEVIQQFVGGLRAGMGLTGSKDVKALQGAQFVKITAATVKENHPHDVVITKEAPNYSR from the coding sequence ATGCCTGCGGGAAAATCTAAACCCAAATTTGTAGCTGACGGCCTTACCTTTGACGACGTGCTCCTCGTGCCGGCCTACAGCGAAGTTCTGCCTAAAGAAGTAAACATCTCCACGCAACTCACCAAGAACCTGCGCCTGAACATACCAATGGTATCAGCGGCTATGGACACTGTGACAGAAGCCAACCTGGCTATCGCGCTGGCGAGAGAAGGGGGTATAGGTATTCTCCACAAAAACATGAGCATCGAAAGACAAGCGGAGATGGTAAGAAGGGTAAAACGTAGCGAAAGCGGTCTGATTATGGACCCCGTTACCCTGAAAGCCGACGCCACTATTGGCCAGGCGCTGAAGCTCATGAAAGAAAACGGCATTGGTGGTATTCCCATTATCGATGACAATAACAAACTGGTTGGTATTCTGACCAACAGGGATCTGCGTTTTGAAAGAAACAAAAAGCGCCTGGTGTCTGAAGTAATGACCAGTGAAAAACTCATCACAGCACCAGAAGGCACCGACCTGAAAAAGGCGGAAAAAATCCTTCAGCAATATAAAATAGAAAAGCTGCCGGTTGTTAACAAACAAGGTAAACTGGTTGGCCTGATCACTTATCGCGACATTCTCCAGCTGACCAGCTATCCCAATGCCGTAAAAGATGAATTCGGCCGCCTGCTGGTAGGTGCTGCTCTCGGTATTACCCCTGATGTACTGGACCGTGCCCAGGCCCTCATCAACGTAGGTGTTGACGTAGTGTGCCTGGACAGCTCCCATGGTCACTCCATCGCGGTGATCAACACGCTCAAAAAATTAAAGAAAGCCTTCCCTAAACTGCAGGTGATCGCCGGTAACGTGGCCACTGCAGAAGGTGCACTGGCGCTCGCTCAGGCAGGAGCCGACGCGGTGAAAGTAGGTGTGGGACCTGGTTCTATCTGTACCACCCGTATCGTCACCGGCGCTGGTTTCCCTCAGCTGTCTGCCATCCTGGAAGCATCTGAAGCACTGAAGAAAATGGGCATTCCGGTGATCGCCGATGGCGGTATCCGTTATACCGGCGATATGGTAAAAGCCATCGCTGCCGGCGCCTCCTGCATCATGGCAGGTTCCATCTTCGCCGGTGTGGAAGAAAGTCCCGGAGAAACCATTATCTACGAAGGCCGTAAATTTAAATCCTACCGCGGCATGGGCTCTATCGAAGCCATGCAGGAAGGCAGTAAAGACCGTTACTTCCAGGACGAAGACGATATCAAGAAACTCGTTCCGGAAGGCATCGTAGGCCGCGTACCTTACAAAGGCTACCTGTCCGAAGTGATCCAGCAATTCGTTGGCGGCCTGCGCGCCGGTATGGGCCTCACCGGTTCCAAAGACGTGAAAGCCTTACAGGGTGCACAGTTCGTAAAAATCACCGCTGCTACCGTGAAAGAAAACCACCCGCACGATGTGGTAATCACGAAAGAAGCGCCGAACTACAGCCGGTAA
- the dprA gene encoding DNA-processing protein DprA — MPEELLYQVALTRIPLIGDVIIRKLLETFGSAGDIFRARRRELERIETVGSIRANAICAFRDFSEAEKEIHFMKKYGIRALFCTQPDYPQRLHHCYDSPSLLYYKGTASLNVPRMVSVVGTRKPSAYGRRMCRQLTEELAAAQVTVVSGLAYGIDILAHETALQAGTPTIGVLAHGLDRIYPAAHKNTAVAMMAQGGLLTDFMSGHLPDRQNFPKRNRIVAGICDATIVIESGLQGGSLITADLAGGYHRDVFCIPGRADDPQAAGCNHLIKNNKAMLITGAADVLQMMGWEERSRPPVIQRELFLQLSDNEQKLMQLLREKSPRHVEELYLLTGLTGSEVAEAVFSMEMQSILKSLPGQRYELVI, encoded by the coding sequence ATGCCCGAGGAGTTACTATACCAGGTAGCCTTAACCCGTATTCCATTAATCGGCGATGTCATTATCCGTAAGCTGCTGGAGACGTTTGGCAGCGCCGGCGATATTTTTCGTGCGCGGCGGCGCGAGCTGGAACGCATTGAAACAGTGGGCAGCATCAGGGCCAATGCCATCTGTGCTTTCCGCGATTTCAGTGAGGCGGAGAAAGAAATTCATTTTATGAAGAAGTATGGTATCCGGGCGTTGTTCTGTACGCAGCCGGATTATCCGCAGCGCCTGCACCACTGTTACGACAGTCCGTCGCTGTTATATTACAAAGGCACCGCTTCGCTGAATGTCCCCCGGATGGTCAGTGTGGTGGGTACGCGGAAACCCTCTGCCTATGGACGGCGTATGTGCCGTCAACTGACGGAAGAGCTGGCTGCCGCACAGGTGACGGTGGTGAGCGGACTGGCATATGGCATCGATATATTAGCCCACGAAACGGCTTTACAGGCCGGTACGCCTACGATTGGCGTGCTGGCGCATGGGCTGGACCGTATTTATCCTGCTGCGCACAAAAACACGGCGGTAGCCATGATGGCGCAGGGCGGGCTGTTGACCGACTTTATGAGTGGCCATTTGCCTGACAGGCAAAATTTCCCGAAGCGTAACCGTATTGTGGCCGGCATCTGTGACGCCACTATCGTTATAGAAAGCGGGCTTCAGGGCGGATCGCTGATCACCGCCGACCTGGCGGGCGGTTACCACCGCGATGTGTTCTGTATTCCGGGCAGAGCGGATGATCCGCAGGCGGCAGGCTGCAATCATCTTATAAAAAACAATAAAGCGATGTTAATCACCGGAGCGGCGGACGTTTTACAGATGATGGGCTGGGAAGAGCGTTCACGGCCGCCGGTTATACAGCGGGAATTGTTTTTACAATTGTCAGACAATGAACAAAAACTGATGCAACTACTGCGGGAGAAGTCGCCCCGGCACGTAGAAGAGTTGTATCTGCTGACCGGCCTTACCGGCAGCGAGGTAGCGGAAGCAGTGTTCAGCATGGAAATGCAAAGCATCCTCAAAAGCTTGCCCGGACAGCGTTACGAGCTGGTCATCTAA
- a CDS encoding 5'-nucleotidase, lipoprotein e(P4) family, with protein sequence MMMKRLWSGVLLLGMLACKTTTPVAVQTSAAPATQLTPYGPAWAALWQQQAGEYKALCLQAYQLAALRLDQYLAQPHHLPLAVVTDIDETVLDNSPYSVHQALNGKSYDDKSWMEWTAKAIADTVPGAPAFFKYAASKGVKVFYITNRLEAERAATLKNLQHYGFPDAVDQNLLLKTAGSGKEPRRQQVLQQYEIVMLFGDNLSDFSAIFDKKPVAERNAAALQSAASFGSRFIVLPNPMYGDWEGALYNYQYRLTPQQKDSVMKARLRNY encoded by the coding sequence ATGATGATGAAACGGTTATGGTCAGGCGTACTGCTGCTGGGAATGCTGGCCTGTAAGACAACAACTCCGGTCGCTGTGCAAACATCCGCTGCGCCGGCCACACAGCTCACGCCTTATGGTCCTGCATGGGCCGCCTTATGGCAGCAACAGGCAGGCGAATACAAAGCCCTCTGCCTGCAAGCCTATCAGCTGGCAGCTTTGCGGCTGGACCAGTACCTGGCGCAGCCCCATCATCTGCCCCTCGCTGTGGTAACAGATATAGACGAAACGGTGCTCGACAACAGCCCGTATTCTGTTCACCAGGCACTGAACGGCAAAAGTTATGACGATAAAAGCTGGATGGAATGGACCGCCAAAGCGATCGCCGATACAGTACCGGGCGCTCCTGCTTTCTTTAAATACGCGGCTTCCAAAGGCGTAAAAGTGTTTTACATCACCAACAGGCTGGAAGCGGAAAGGGCTGCTACCCTGAAAAACCTGCAGCACTATGGCTTCCCGGATGCTGTTGATCAAAATTTGTTGCTGAAAACAGCCGGCTCCGGCAAAGAACCCCGCCGCCAGCAAGTGTTGCAGCAGTATGAAATTGTAATGCTTTTTGGTGATAACCTCAGCGATTTCTCCGCTATCTTCGATAAAAAACCGGTGGCAGAAAGAAATGCCGCCGCCCTGCAATCCGCTGCCAGCTTCGGCAGCCGGTTTATCGTGCTGCCCAACCCGATGTACGGAGACTGGGAAGGGGCGCTGTATAATTATCAGTATAGGCTCACACCGCAACAGAAAGACAGCGTGATGAAAGCGCGGCTGCGGAATTACTAG